The DNA sequence AGCGGCGGCAGCTTCCCGAGGAGGCCCAGATCAACAAGCTGGGCCGCATCACCTCCGACCTGCAAAACGCCGTCATGCGTCTGCGCATGGTGCCCCTGCGGCAGGTGTTCAGCCGCTTCCCACGAGCCGTGCGAGACCTGGCCCGCCGCTTTGGCAAGCAGGTGACGTTGGTCGTCGACGGTGAGGAGACCGAACTGGACCGGACCATCGTCAACGAAATCGGCGACCCGCTGCTGCACCTCATTCGCAACGCGGTGGACCACGGCATCGAGCCGCCTGCCGAACGAGAGCGCCTCGGTAAGCCGCGCGCCGGCCGGATTCGCCTTTCGGCGCATCACGAGGGCAACCACGTGGTCATCGAACTGGAGGACGACGGGCGAGGCCTCGATGTGGAACGCATCCGCCGCAAGGCGGTCGAGAACGGCCGCCTGAGCCCGGAGGAGGCGCAGAAGGCCACCCCCGAGCAACTCCTGCAGCTCATCTTCGAGCCCGGGTTCAGCACGGCGGACAAGGTGACCGACGTCTCCGGCCGCGGGGTGGGGATGGACGCGGCCCGGGCCGCCGTTGAGGCGCTTGGTGGTCGTATCGCGGTTCACACCCGACCGGGGCGGGGTACGCTGTGCGTTCTGAGGCTGCCGCTGACGCTCGCCATCATCGAGGCGCTGCTCGTCGAGACGGACGGGCAGGTGTTCGCGGTTCCTGCCGAGGCCGTGCAGAGCATCGAGCGGGTGGATGCGGCGAAGGTGGAGACCGTGCACGGCCAGACGGTGATACGCTACCGGGACGGTATTGTGCCGCTCATCTCCCTTGACGTGAGGCTTGGATTCGAGGTGCAGGCGGGCGCGGCGCGAGACGGGCTGGCCGTGGTGATCTCCACGGGGCGGCGGCAGGCGGCGATTCTGGTGGAGCGGGTGGTGGGACTGCAGGACCTGGTGATCCGCACGCTGGGGAGCTTCCTCAAGGTGCCGGGGGTGGCGGGCGCCGCCATCCTGGGCAGCGGGCGCATCGCCTTGATCCTGGACCCGTTGTGGCTGGTCTAAGAGGGGTGTCAAAGGGGGCTCGGTTTCGCAGGTGAGCGCCAAGCGGATTTTGATCACCGATGACACAGCGTTCATGCGCATGACGCTCCGGCGGGTGCTGGAAAGCAACGGCTACGAGGTGGTGGGCGAGGCCGAGGACGGCGAGGATGCGGTCGAAAAGTACAAGGAACTGAAGCCCGACATCGTCACCATGGACATCACCATGCCCAAGATGGACGGCATCACGGCCATCAAGGAGATCATGAAGATCGACCCGAACGCCCGCATCATCGTCTGCAGCGCCATGGGCCAGAAGCCGATGGTGATCGAAGCGCTCAGCGCCGGCGCCAAGGACTTCCTGGTCAAGCCCTTCCAGCCCCAGAGGGTACTCG is a window from the Bacillota bacterium genome containing:
- a CDS encoding chemotaxis protein CheA yields the protein VAALQAASHPAARPDQSGEAPQNGSSTDGQSRSPLWFLKPAELVTLQEAVGGGLGIYVVEVVIDPACTFKGPRAYTVLRALEAVSRPVATWPSREALEEERFDDRFLVAVVSDGPPEPIRAAALGVSEVRAVNVTRVEAAGAAQASGAAIDAQARRAEAPPQQMAGAAAAQVRAKAAPGDGTPGLALSGPESTIRVETARLDALVDLVGELVISSNQIQDLYQRRQLPEEAQINKLGRITSDLQNAVMRLRMVPLRQVFSRFPRAVRDLARRFGKQVTLVVDGEETELDRTIVNEIGDPLLHLIRNAVDHGIEPPAERERLGKPRAGRIRLSAHHEGNHVVIELEDDGRGLDVERIRRKAVENGRLSPEEAQKATPEQLLQLIFEPGFSTADKVTDVSGRGVGMDAARAAVEALGGRIAVHTRPGRGTLCVLRLPLTLAIIEALLVETDGQVFAVPAEAVQSIERVDAAKVETVHGQTVIRYRDGIVPLISLDVRLGFEVQAGAARDGLAVVISTGRRQAAILVERVVGLQDLVIRTLGSFLKVPGVAGAAILGSGRIALILDPLWLV
- a CDS encoding response regulator; translated protein: MSAKRILITDDTAFMRMTLRRVLESNGYEVVGEAEDGEDAVEKYKELKPDIVTMDITMPKMDGITAIKEIMKIDPNARIIVCSAMGQKPMVIEALSAGAKDFLVKPFQPQRVLEAIQKAGG